A genome region from Halobacterium hubeiense includes the following:
- a CDS encoding HEAT repeat domain-containing protein — protein sequence MDEANDPPTIARLTDHIESGAHEAAVGGLKAYESAAADRRREALQALSSLADDHPAAFTPVLAELVPFLTDDERAVRLTTAKLFVAVADAEPAAVGAVAEPLAERLADDEEFYYVRARAAEALGYVARDEPDAVDTPELLAELRVGLDFDEPEVVEKLAKALECVALGQPHRLGHHAPAVASHLDDDSELVRYHLCTALVAVGCERPAALQDCRDALVECLEDENSYVRGRAAEAIGLLVRADKPGGSLPNERLVALQDEEPSFVADRAQFAVAELVDETSDARKCNEVGSLEGVRAETEAIVEDITTPDEEGTCSQCGHVLPEHGPPLCPRCGGPQ from the coding sequence ATGGACGAGGCGAACGACCCGCCGACGATAGCTCGCCTGACCGACCACATCGAGTCGGGCGCTCACGAGGCCGCTGTGGGCGGCCTCAAAGCGTACGAATCTGCAGCGGCTGACCGGCGACGGGAGGCACTGCAGGCGCTGAGCAGTCTCGCGGACGACCACCCCGCGGCGTTCACGCCGGTGCTCGCTGAGCTGGTGCCGTTCCTCACGGACGACGAGCGCGCGGTCCGGCTGACGACCGCGAAACTGTTCGTCGCCGTCGCCGACGCGGAGCCTGCGGCGGTCGGCGCGGTCGCGGAGCCGCTGGCCGAGCGGCTCGCCGACGACGAGGAGTTCTACTACGTCCGCGCTCGGGCCGCCGAGGCGCTCGGGTACGTGGCCCGCGACGAGCCCGACGCCGTCGACACGCCTGAGCTGCTCGCGGAGCTACGCGTCGGGCTGGACTTCGACGAGCCGGAGGTCGTCGAGAAGCTCGCGAAAGCCCTCGAGTGCGTGGCGCTGGGCCAGCCGCACCGGCTCGGCCACCACGCGCCGGCGGTCGCTTCCCACCTCGACGACGACAGCGAACTCGTCCGCTACCACCTCTGCACGGCGCTCGTCGCGGTCGGCTGTGAGCGCCCGGCTGCACTACAGGACTGCCGGGACGCCCTCGTAGAATGCCTCGAAGACGAGAACAGCTACGTTCGTGGTCGCGCCGCAGAGGCCATCGGGCTGCTCGTGCGTGCCGACAAGCCGGGCGGTTCGCTCCCGAACGAACGGCTCGTTGCGTTACAGGACGAGGAGCCGTCGTTCGTCGCGGACCGAGCGCAGTTCGCGGTCGCAGAGTTGGTGGATGAAACCAGCGACGCGAGGAAGTGCAATGAAGTCGGGTCGCTCGAAGGGGTGCGGGCGGAGACCGAAGCCATCGTCGAGGACATCACGACGCCGGACGAGGAGGGAACGTGCTCGCAGTGTGGTCACGTGTTACCCGAACACGGCCCGCCGCTGTGTCCGCGCTGCGGGGGACCGCAGTAG